Below is a window of Staphylococcus succinus DNA.
GCGTGCCTTTGAACCAACTTTTACTGTTAAGCTATCATAAGGGGATAACTCTGGTACTTTTTTATCCATTGCCCAATGTGAAACATCTTGACCAATACTACGCTCAATTTGTTTCAGTTTGTGTTCTATGTTGATAAATTGATCTAATTCATCAGCTTTACTCTGTGCTTCTTCGACTGTATCGCCCACATAAACTGTTAATCCAGGTAATATAAGTGGTTTTTCTTTAATGCTTCGATATGTCTCCGTGCGTTCACTCAAATCCTCAGAAAAAGATTGAGCATCCATTTTATTCCATGCAATAGAAAAAATAACATCTACATGTTTGGCGGCAAGGTCTCTTCCAGGTAGTGAAGTACCTGCCTGACATAACACTGGAAATACTTGAGGACTCGAAGGTAAATTAATAGGACCTTTGACTTGAAAATGTTTGCCCTGATGATTAATTTCTTTAACGAATGAAAAATCTATCCCTTGCCCTGTTGTTCTATCGTGAATCAAAGCCTTTGAATCAAATGATTTCCACAATTGCTTAAGTACACTCACAAACTCATCAGCTCTATCATATCGCTCACTAAGGTCAGGTAATTTTTCTAACGAATGATTTTGACCTTCTATATCTAATTGTGACGTGACAATATTCATACCTACTCTGCCATGACTAATATGATCCAAACTCCCTAACAGGCGTGCCACATTATATGGATCATAGAATGTGGAAGATATCGTAGCAATGAGACCAATATACTGAGTCTTTTGAGAAATGGCTGTTAATGTCGTAATTGGTTCTAAAAAATAAGATATATTCCCTGTATGTTCACCTGAGACATACTGACCATCTGCTAAAAATATCGCATCTAAACATCCACGTTCAGCAATCTGTGCGATTTCTTGTTGGTATTCAATCGTTCCAATTTTTTCAATTTGAGATTGGGGTAGCCTCCAAGATGCTTGGTGTAAACCAGTACTATAAATAAGCGCAGCTAAATGCATTTGTTTTGTCATAATAACCTCCATGAGTCTATTATCAAATTAAAAACTTATTTATAAGCCTACCAAAGATAAATTATAAATAAAGTTTTATTTTCAAAAATTTAAGCTTTAAGCATAAAAATATACATCATTTTACATTATAGAACTTTACCACCATGAACTAATACAACAAAAAACAGCTAAATATTGATTAGAGTGACAAGAAAACAACGATTGTCACTGACAAAATACTTGAAGTAAAGATTATAGCCCACTTTTTCCTTGCACGCAATTCGCTTTCTTAAAGCAACATACTTTTCATAAATTCATATGTACTTTTCAAATCGCTGTTTCATTCATAAAAATAGTCAAAATGCTCATATTTATTAAGCATTTTGACTTCTCTTCTTTTTATTTAATATCATATGTGAAAATAAGTTCTATATAGATAGAATTTTTTCATATGTCATATACATTACTTATTCTTTTAATAGATCGGTATATAAGTATATACTCAAATATCAATATCACACTATAAATATTCAGCTCATTCACGCAATATGACTTAAAATAAAAAGTTACGTGCTCACCCCAAAAAACACAACATATATTTTTAAAAGATTAATAAAAAATTATATAGACTCATCATACATTTAATAGTAATGTTTAATTATATATAAAATTCGTTAAATACAAATGAAATGAGGCCTCTTTCTTATGAAGAAAAATATTACAGAATGGGTAGTATCCATCATAGTCGGTGTAGCCATTGCTTGGATTGTAACCACCTTTATGTTCACGAGTTATACTGTGAAAGGTAGCTCAATGGCACCCACATTCCAGGAAGATGACAAGTTAATTATCAATAAAATGTCTAAATCCCTAAATACGATAAAGCGCGGGGATGTCATTATTTTTCATGCAACAAAAAATTCAGATTACATAAAAAGACTTATCGGTAAGCCCGGTGATACTGTGGAAAGTAAAAAAGATAAGTTATATATTAATGGAAAATATATTAAAGAACCTTATTTAAAACTAAACAAACAAAACAAAATGACTAAATATCTTACTAAAGATTTTGATGTAGCAGATACAAAATATTCTGACGGTAAAAAAGTGATTCCTAAAGGAAAGTATTTAGTTTTAGGAGACAATAGATTTATAAGCAATGATAGCCGTAGAACTTTAGGATTATTATCTACAGACAAAGTTGTAGGTAAAGTAGCATTGAGATGGTTGCCATTGAGTAATCTTAAATTTAATTTTTACCCTGACAGTTTTAATAAAATAAATAAATAGTATTACTATTATGTTCCCTCTCAAATAAACAACCGACATACTTATTTAACCTCACTCGTAAAGCATCCCAGTATAAACCCCCATCCTCGTTTGTTAAGGATGGGGGTTTATACTGCATATATTAGTAATGTGATATTTTTTTCTCTCTTGTATTTAAAAATATTATTAAAAGTATAGTAGCTATCAATGCCAGACTACCAATCATAATAATGAGTGAAAAGGAATGATCGAATGCCACCTTACCAGCAGAAATTAATTGTTTACTTACTTCTGGTGATAGCTGTTCAGCCTGCATAATCGTCTCATCTAAACTTCCTTTAGCCTTAGATAAATTTATAGCGCTTCCAGTGAATTCAAACGATAAGCTATATAAAGCAGAAAACAATCCTCCTAAAATCGCTATCCCTAAAGATCCTCCAAATTCGAATGACACTTCTTCTATAGAAGCTGCCATGCCAGACTCTTTATCATCTACATTAGTCATAATCGCATTTGACGCTAAAGTCATCGCACCACCTAAGCCGCCACCTAATATCATTAAGATGATGATTTGGATAAGTAAGTTCATATCTAAGACCCAGTAGAACAAAAAGATTCCTATAAATGAAATTATTAATGTTATGCACTGTAATTTAAACAAACCATATTGAGGCAGTATCATACCGACCACAATGGCACCTACAAGTGAAGCTGCCGCCATCGCCATAATAGACAATCCTGATTGTAACGGGGTTAAGTCTAATACCAATTGAAGTCTTTGCGATAAAATATACTCGAATCCTATAAGTACAAATGACGTTACAATGGCTACAAGCGTGCCACTTGTGAAATTTAAATTTTTAAATATCTTTAAATTAATCAAAGGATTTTCTAAATTATTTTGTCTCTTAATAAACCATGTAATTGCCAACACGCCTATTACAAATGCTAATATACTGATCAGTACCGTGTTATGTTGCTGTGTTACTGCTTTGATTCCGTATACTAAACTAATTAAGCCAACCATAATTTGTAAAGAACTTACAAAATCCCAACGTCCTGTTTTCTTAACTTGATTATTTGGTATAAACATTATTGAAAGCACTAGTACAACAATAACTACAGGAATGTTAATTATAAATACTGATGGCCATGAGAAAGATCTTAATAGTAATCCACCAATAACTGGTCCTAAACCGGCTCCTGCTGCAGTGATCGCAGACCATATACCTAATGCTAATGTACGTTCTTGAGCATCTATGAATGTCAATTTAATAATTGAGAGTGTCGGGGGCATCATTGAAGCGGCTCCTATCGCCAAAAAGACCCTCGCTAAAATTAGTATATTCGGTGTAGTTGCGTAGGCTGCTAATAATGACGCTCCCCCAAAAATAGTCAATCCTAGAAGAAACATCTTTTTATAACCTACATAATCGCCTAAAGTTCCTAATCCTGGTAGCAAGCCTGCTACCACTAATGCATATGCGTTAACGATCCATAACTTTTGATTTGCTGTTGCTTGTAAATCCTGAGTCAATAATGGTAATGCTGTATATAAAACTGTCATATCTATGACTATTAAAAATAATGCACTCGAAACGAGCATTAAGATAAGGTATTTTTTGATATTCATATTGTCACCTACTTCCTAATCAAAAATATAAACTATACGGTAACCATATAGTCAAGTAGGCGTTGAAAATTTTTTAATACTTTACTACCTCCATCGATATCTTAGTTACATATTTATCAGGACCGTCTGTACTAATCTCATCAACAGCATATTCTTCAAAGCTATCTCCAACTATTTCATATCCCGCCGTCTGTAAATATGCGTCAATTTTTCTATGCGTTTGATATAATAAATCATCATGTCCTTCATGATAAGCAATAACATATTGTCCTGCAGCTCTAACTAAATGTGGGGCATGTCTATTCTTTTCTATTTGTGTATAAAAATTAGCTAAATGATCATTATTTTCATTTTTAATATCTTCTTTTTTTATGATAACGCCGATAGGATAGCCAAAATCTAAATGATGTTTTTTAATAAAATTCATCAACAGCTGCGAAGAAGATTTAATATTACTCTGACTCAAATCCTCACTAATTAAATAATACGTTTGAGGTAACTCAACTATTTTAATAGTAGAAAAGTCAGCTTCAGATGATTCCTTCAAATAATTCCTCTTATTTTTTATTGATTCTTTTAATTGTTCCATTTGTTTTATTTTCAAATCTATTTCGTGTTCTTTAGTATTTAACAACTGTACTGATTCAGCTATTGACCTAGAGGCTAAAAAGTCTTTGATTTCAATTAACGATAACTCTAAACTCTTTAACATTTCAATAACATTAAAGATTTCCATTTGTTTTAAAGAGTAAAATCGATACCCTTTTTCATTTCTATGTTCCGGTTTTAATATACCCACTTCATCATAATGGAAGAGTGTCTGTTTTTTTACGTCACATAGTTTGGCAAATTCTCCTGTAGTAAATAGTGTTTCTGTTAAATTCATATTTACCCTCGTTCTATTTATTTGTCATAAAGCATTTTAAGTTACTTAACTTCCTATTCAATGCTCACTCACATTTTACCTTTTTCCTAAACTGAAACAAATTATTTTTACGTACTATAGTCACATTCATTTATAGTTTTATTTTGACTTCGCCTTAGACGAACCTAGTATATTACAGCTATATCATTATAGGAGGTATATTATATATGGATACAAATCAAAAAGTAACACTCATTACTGGGGCAAATCGTGGTATGGGCTTTCAAATTGCACAAGAACTTGGTCATGCAGGTCAACATGTTTTAGTTGGTACTCGAAGTATTGAAGAAGGAAATTTTGCTGTAAATAAACTTAAAGATAGTGGCATTGAGGCCGAATATATTTTATTAGATGTGACGCAGCAAGCAACTATTGTGTCAGCAGCAAAATATATTGAAACACACTATGGCTATCTCTCTATACTCATTAATAATGCTGGAATAGCTTTAGATAATTTTGAAAATCCTTCACAATTATCAACTGATATTATGCGTAAAGATTTTGATGTAAACTTTTTTGGAGTAGTCGATGTGACACAAGCGATGCTGCCTTTGCTAAGCCAAAGTCCTCAAGCTAAAATCATTAATATCTCTAGCACAATGGGTTCATTAAGTGCTGCAACTACAGTAGGTTCAGAAGTTTATGATGCGAGTGCAGTCGGTTACCAAGCTTCCAAAGCCGCCCTCAATATGCTAACAATTCGATTAGCAAAAGAACTACAAACATGGGAAGGTTCAAATATCACTGTAAATGCTGTATGCCCAGGCATGGTGGCTACAGAATTTGGCGGCGCAACACCAGAATTATCCAAAGCAATGGGCGGCAGACCTGTTGAAGAAGGCGTAATACGTACAGTAGAGTTAGCTCAAAGTAAAGACAATTCTATTAACATGACCTTTAGCAATAAAGAAGGTAACATTGCTTGGTAGTATAAAAAGACGAACCCGCATGATAAAGATACGGGTTCGTCTTTATTTATTTTTTAATAAATTTTCTAGTCTTGAAACTTTTTTCTGGATCTTTACTTTTTGATTTTCAATTTCATTAATATTTCGTGTTAATCTGCTATCAAGTTCACCCAAAAATTTAATTAAATCTTCAATCATCCTATCATTTATATTATTTTCATCATGATCATATAATAGGCTTTTAATCTCTTTAATTGTAGCTCCCATAGCACGTAGATGCACGATTTTATATATCATTTCAATATCTTGAGTACTATACTGTCTAATACCATTTGCATCTCGATCAATCGGACCAATTAATTCCTCTTTTTCATAATAGCGTAATGCATTTTTAGATACCTCTAACTCCGTAGCTACAGATTTAATCGACTGCATCATTTACATTGCTCCTTCAGTAATTAAAAACTATATTTTCATATTTATACCCTATTTTAACTACAGTATCCTTTCTTATTTATCAATAACATATACTTAATAACGTGATGCAGATGATCTATTAAAGCAACAAAATGATAGAATATTCCGAACATGGCTTGTAAAATTATATTTTTAATATATTCTTAGCTAGAAGACTCAAATATTCATATATTAAAAATGTAAGAAACACATTAATAGACATACGCCGTATCAAATAAGGAAGGTAACTATTTTGCGAAAAAGACAATTGAAACTTAGTACTATTATTATTATTTTTGTCTGTTTAGTAGTCATCTTGTCATTAGTCATTACAAGTTTGCTTATTGGTAATACTGTGAGAAATGCCATACATAAAACTGCAGAAGAAAAAGCAGAAGTGATTTCACGTACCATAGCGCATTCTGAAATTGTAGAATCAGGATTCAAGCATCAAAAAAACGCTTATAAAATTCAATCATATACTTCCGAAATACAATCAGTGACTGGCGTTAGTTTCATAGTTGTTATGGATATGCATGGCATACGCAAATCTCATCCAAACCCTGACCTCATAGGAAAAAGATTCCAAGGTGGAGACGAAATGCTAGCACTAAATGGTAAGTCATCTATGTCTGAAGCTGAAGGAACATTAGGTAAATCACTACGCTCATTTACACCTGTGTATGATAATAATCATAAACAAATTGGTGTTGTGGCGGTAGGTGTTCCGATGAAAAGTGTAGATGATGCTATGTCAGAAGGCAAAAGAGAAGTACTCATCGGCACATTGCTAGGCATTCTTGTTGGTATATTAGGCGCATACCTATTATCACGCTATATTAAAAGGATTCTATATGGATTAGAGCCTTCAGCAATAGCTAAATTACTAGAAGAACGTAATACGATGCTACAATCTGTTCATGAAGGTATTGTCGCTGTCGATCAAGAAGGCAAAATTAATTTAGTAAATAAGTCAGCAAAAGAAATATTTAAAAAAGCTGGCTTAGCTGACCGTGCCGTAGGAATGAAAATCGATGACTACATGCAATCTACGCAACTACCTCATGTGTTAGCATTTGGTAAACCAGAGTTAGATGAAGAACAAAACATCAATGGTGTTAAAATTTTAGTGAACCGCGTACCACTTTTTGTGAATAACGAAATCGTGGGTGCCATTTCTACATTTAGGGATAAAACAGAAATGGCTCAACTTTCAGAACAATTAGTTGGTGTGAAGACCTATGCCGAGACGTTACGTGCACAATCTCATGAATTTAGTAATAGATTACATGTTATCCTTGGTCTGATACAAATGGAAAATTATAAGGACTTAGAAAAATATATTCATGAAATTGTAGATCATGGCACTCAAGAAAATGAAACAATCGCTTCCAACATTAAAGACCCTGCACTAGCTGGTTTTTTAATTGGCAAACTTAGCCTAGCGAGAGAAAAGGATATTGAATTATCCATAATTAATGAGAGCATGATTCGCGAACCAGAATATGCATACTTAACTCATGAAACGATTACTATTATTGGGAACTTAATCGATAATAGCATGGATGCCCTATCTTCATCGTCTAGTATCTATCCAACCATCGAAGTATATTTAAAATATTTAGATAAACAATTATATATAGATGTTATGGATTCTGGTATCGGGTTAAATGATGAATTACAACAAAAAATATTTGATAAAGGGTATTCAACTAAAGGGAATCATAGAGGGTATGGACTGTATCTTGTTAAACAAAGTGTCGAAAAGCTTGAAGGTACAATCACTATCGATACGCACGTTAAAGGGAAAACACAGTTTTCAGTCGTCATACCATATGAAGAAAAGGGGAATCATCAATGATACGTGTATTGATCGTGGAAGACGATCCGATGGTAGCGCAATTAAACAAACAATTTATAGAAAAAATAGATGGCTATGATTTAGTGGCAATTACGCATAATGTGCCAGCAGCGATTACAACAATAGAGCAAACACATGTTGATTTAATTTTGCTCGATGTTTATATGCCAGAACAAAACGGCCTGTCACTTTTAACTTATATACGGGAACATCACTTGAAGATTGATGCGATACTGATTACCGCAGCATCTGATGTAGATCAAATTCAAAAAGCTTTCCGTTATGGCGCTATGGATTATTTAATCAAGCCATTCGAATTTGAACGTTTTAAAAAATCATTGCTTCAATATAAAGAGAAACTTAAATTTTATAATGATAATCAGAGCGTTAGCCAATCTGCCTTAGATAATGAGTTATTTAATAAAAAAAGTACGTCCTCAGATTCCAATGGCAATTTACCTAAAGGACTAACTAAAGGAACGCTCCAATCTATTGTAAATAAAGTCGACCATTCCGGTAAAATGGAATTTTCAACTGATGAAATTGCAGAAATCGCAAATATTTCAAGAGTATCTGTCCGAAAATATTTGAAATTTTTAGCTGATATTGACGTATTGGAAGAAACCCTTACCTATGGCATAGGAAGACCTGTTTATTTATATCATTTCAAACAAGAAAATCTACATTTTCTAAATGAATATGTGCAATAAAAATACAAAAATTATCGATATTTAAAGGGGGCTGCTACGCCCCCTTTTTTTAATTACAAAAAGATTATAAAACTTTCATAAACTAGGCTTTATTCCCTTAAAGCACTAAGATGTACTTAAGATTAATAAGGGGGATTATTATGATTTCAAAGAATAAAATGAAAGCGCTTTCTTTGTCGGGGGGAGAATCAGAAGAAACAGCTAAAGGTTTTTGGTCAAAATTATTAAATGTAAAGGTTGGCGTTGTGCCTCTACCACTATATATTACGTTAGCTATTATTATCTATGCCGCTTCTGTATATAATACTTTACCACCAGATATGATTGGTGGATTTGCTGTCATTATGATTATGGGTATATTACTAGGTGATTTAGGGATGAAAATTCCTATTTTAAAAGATATTGGTGGTCCAGCCATACTTGCATTACTTATACCATCTATATTAGTATTTTTAAATTTAATGAATCCAGCTTCTGTTAAAGCAGTCACAACCTTAATGAAGACATCAAACTTCTTATATCTGTATATTTCATGTTTGGTGGTAGGTAGTATTTTAGGCATGAATAGTAAGATGTTAATTCAAGGCTTCACGCGTATGTTCGTGCCTTTGTTAGTAGGTACTGCTAGTTCTGTAGGCGTAGGCATATTAGTCGGCCTATTATTTGGCTATGATGTCATGCATACAGTATTTTATATTATTGTTCCAATTATTGGTGGAGGTATCGGAGAAGGTATCCTACCATTATCAATTGCTTATTCATCGATTTTGGGAGACTCTGCAGAATCTTTTGTTGGTCAAATGATTCCAGCTGCAGTTATCGGTAATATTATCGCAGTTGTTTCTGCAGGGTTAATGATGCGTTTAGGGGAAAAGAAAACAGCCCTTTCAGGCAATGGCACATTGGTAAAATCTAAAGACGGAGACAAGATTTCAGAAGGTGAAAATTCTAAAGATACTCAATCTGATCATAAAACAATTGATTTTTCATTAATGGGCGCCGGCTTACTAATTGCGTGTAGTTTCTTTATTGTCGGTACACTGGGACATAAATTTACTGGTATGCCAGGCCCCGTGATTATGATACTTTTTGCCACATTGATTAAATGCTTAAAATGGATGCCTAGCAAAATGGAACAGGGTGCACACCATTTATACAAGTTTGTTTCAACAAGCCTTACGTGGCCACTTATGGTTGGTTTAGGTATGCTTTATATTCCATTAGGTGATGTCGTTAAAATTGTCACACCAGCCTATATTATTGTTTGCGCCTCTGTGGTAATCACAATGATTAGTTCAGGATACTTTGTAGGTAAATTAATGAACATGTATCCTGTTGATGCAGCCATTGTCACAGGTTGCCACAGTGGCTTAGGTGGTACAGGCGATGTAGCTATCTTATCAGCTTCTAGACGTATGTCGCTGATGCCTTTTGCTCAGGTAGCAACTAGAATTGGTGGCGTTTCAACTGTTATTTTTGCAACTTTGCTCTTGAAATTATTAAACTAACATACATTCAAAACATATTAAAAACAAGGAGTTCTAAACATGTCCAGAGAAAATGAGAAAATAGATTCGGTAACGTTTCACCAACAGCATGCTGGGAAAATTGCAGTTACGAGTAAGGTTAATATCACTTCTGAAGAAGATTTAAGTGTTGTCTATACCCCAGGTGTGTCTGAAGTATGTAAAGCGATCGCCAACGATGAAAATAAAGTTAATACCTTAACTGCTAGAGGTAATATGATTGCTGTAGTAACTGATGGTACAGCAGTACTTGGCCTCGGAGATATTGGTCCTAAGGCTGCATTACCTGTAATGGAAGGGAAAAGCATTTTATTTAAACAAATGGCAGGATTAGATGCATTTCCAATTTGTTTAGATACCACACATACAGAAGAAATTATTGCTATTACTAAAGCACTTCAACCTAACTTTGCTGGTATTAATTTAGAAGATATATCAGCACCACGTTGCTTTGAAATAGAAGCGCGTTTAAAAGAAGAATTAGACATCCCTGTATTTCACGATGACCAACACGGAACGGCTATCGTTGTTCTCGCTGCCTTAACGAACGCACTAAAACTTGTAGAAAAAATGCATTATGATGTGAAGATTGTCATTAACGGCGCAGGCTCAGCAGGCATTGCTATTGCTAAATTGTTACTAGAAGCTGGCTACTCTAACATATCTCTAGTCAGTCTGGAGGGTGTCTTGTGTAGAGGAGAATCATGGCTCAATGCTATACAAAATGATATTGCAACTCGTACCAATTTAACAGAGCAACGCGGTACTTTAGATGATGTTATTGAACACGCAGATGTATTTATCGGGGTGTCGGGTCCTTTAGCATTAACACAAGCACATATCAAGACAATGCGTGCTAACCCTATCATTTTTGCTTTAGCCAACCCTGTGCCAGAAATTTATCCAGAAGATGCAATTGCTGCAGGTGCTGCTGTCGTCGGTACAGGGCGTTCAGACTATCCAAACCAAATCAATAATTTATTAGCCTTTCCAGGAATATTCAAAGGTATATTAAATGCACAATCTAAACATATTACAATGGAAACGAAAGTAGCAGCTGCTCATGCAATCGCAAGTGTCATTCCAGAAAGCGAATTAAATGAAAGTTTTATTATTCCAAGTGCCTTAAACCCTAATGTCACAACTGCGGTAGCACAAGCAGTAGAAATGCATGCTCGTCAAGAATTAGCATTACTCACTAACTAAGTCGCTTTTAACATTCTATTTAAATAAAAAATCAAAAAAGAGAAGTACAAAGCATATGTACTTCTCTTTTTATTTTACCTATTATCGTCATCACATTAACGGGATTTTAATTCATCAGCTGTCATCCATTTATGATTTTTAACCAATTTACCATTGTCTGTAGATTTATAATCAACGATATAAACCGTTGTATGCTTAACATTATCTATTGTGGCTTTAGCACCTTTCATTCCAGGCATATGATCTGCTTTTAATTTTGCAGTGTCGCCTTTTTCAAATCCTTTTTGAGGCGCATCTGCTAATTCTTCATTAACAACCCATTTATGATTTTCAACTTCTTTTTTACCATTAGTTGGTTTATAGCTGACAACATAAGCATGCGTTTTATATGCGCCCTTCACTGTTCCTTTGGCGT
It encodes the following:
- a CDS encoding NAD(P)-dependent malic enzyme codes for the protein MSRENEKIDSVTFHQQHAGKIAVTSKVNITSEEDLSVVYTPGVSEVCKAIANDENKVNTLTARGNMIAVVTDGTAVLGLGDIGPKAALPVMEGKSILFKQMAGLDAFPICLDTTHTEEIIAITKALQPNFAGINLEDISAPRCFEIEARLKEELDIPVFHDDQHGTAIVVLAALTNALKLVEKMHYDVKIVINGAGSAGIAIAKLLLEAGYSNISLVSLEGVLCRGESWLNAIQNDIATRTNLTEQRGTLDDVIEHADVFIGVSGPLALTQAHIKTMRANPIIFALANPVPEIYPEDAIAAGAAVVGTGRSDYPNQINNLLAFPGIFKGILNAQSKHITMETKVAAAHAIASVIPESELNESFIIPSALNPNVTTAVAQAVEMHARQELALLTN
- a CDS encoding YdhK family protein, which codes for MIKKVSFIIIASGLMLSACSNNHEGKEHANNQQHEDHMQHKDTQQLPDNMKQTKDGEFKKGDKVTITMGHMAGMKNAKGTVKGAYKTHAYVVSYKPTNGKKEVENHKWVVNEELADAPQKGFEKGDTAKLKADHMPGMKGAKATIDNVKHTTVYIVDYKSTDNGKLVKNHKWMTADELKSR